In Vespa crabro chromosome 7, iyVesCrab1.2, whole genome shotgun sequence, a single window of DNA contains:
- the LOC124425737 gene encoding uncharacterized protein LOC124425737 has translation MINSQEELQSIFNTMKVFMTFDFIRKLLRCITFYIGNCIDRVVHYQKDVIIRRLKRRKKRLFEGCNYRGKNIKCKCNCNRCTKYRNICSRVLETDFMTNICDNRPTKNEICTDKDQVRPWTLEQTQPQDHRDVYFIIYFSYLFFTWIACLTAKFIFHINWTASSSSYKCFLLNVPIKL, from the exons ATGATTAATAGTCAAGAAGAATTACAatctatttttaatacgatGAAAGTATTTATGACTTTTGATTTTATACGAAAATTACTACGatgtattacattttatataggaaACTGTATAGACAGAGTCGT acATTATCAAAaagatgtaataataagacgattaaaaagaagaaaaaaacgactTTTTGAAGGTTGTAATTATAGAggcaaaaatattaaatgtaaatgtaaTTGTAACAGATGCAC TAAATACAGAAATATCTGTAGCCGTGTTTTAGAAACTGACTTTATGACAAACATTTGCGATAATCGACCAACTAAAAATGAAAT TTGTACAGATAAGGATCAAGTTCGTCCATGGACATTGGAGCAGACACAACCACAGGATCACAGAGATGtgtattttatcatttacttTTCATACTTGTTCTTTACATGGATCGCCTGTTTGACagcaaaatttatttttcacataAACTGGACAGCATCCAGCAGTAGTTACAAATGTTTTTTGCTAAATGTTCCAATAAAACTTTAA